GGGAGTGCGCACGGCATCTATAATGACAACTTCCTTCATAAAAACCTCCTGGTATCGTATACGCGAAGTCTGGCGCTCGGCTTTTTGGTATGCTCGATTGCCGATACGTTTACGGGCGGGTAGCACTCATGGAATATAAGCTCTCAGGTTCATTGGATCAAGCGTTCCGGCACTTTGATCTTTTTTTCCTTGTAATATCGAACCGAGCCTCTGTGCAATGGAACGTTTACTCCGTCAAGAGCTTTCTCCAGGGACATAGTCCTGCATGCAGGATGAACCTTCATAAGATATTCCAAATTCTCGTACAGAGTTTTCGTGAGAAGATACACGATTTCAGGACTCAAAGAGGCGGTTACGGCGAGCAGGTTGGCATGTCCGACGGTGTGTATCGCTTTATCCTGTCCGGGATAGGATCCTGCAGGGACGACTGTTGGGAAAACATTCTTCCAGCCTTCCTCTCTGGCTGCCTCCATCTGTGCCCCGGATATTTCAAGGAATCCCAGAGAGATTTTGCCGTCCTGAAGCAAAGAAGATAAAAGGGGGACGGGAACGCCTCCTGTAACATCTATTCCATCTACCAACCCCTTCTTGAGCGCTTCTACCGCCGCCTGGTTACTCATAGGACGAAATCTGACTTTGGGTTTTTCGTTTTTCATGGATTTCAGGAGCAATTCCAGAATGTATTTGTTTCCACTGTCCGGCAACCCTGTGGCAAGTGCAATGCCATCCAGATCTTGAAGAGTGCCCTTGTGCATTTTGTCGGATCGAATCACTATCTGAAGAACGTCCGGCCACAATGCTGTGATGCTGCGCAATTCCGGTAGTGGCTTTCCTTTGAAAAGCCCGTTTCCTGCCGCTGCCATCGAACAGAACAAATCTTCGGCAATGATCATGTCTGCATCTGCTATTCGAATGGCTTCTATGTTTTCCATGGAGCCTTCTGAAGAAGCCGCGGAAACCCGTATCCCTGCATCACGAAGCCGCGTGGTCCAGAGCGAAGCCATTGCGAGACCCACATGATAGTACGTGCTTCCATGCATTCCAGTGGCCAAGAGTATAGACACCCGCGCACGGTTCTTATCCTGACAAACCGCGTCGGTAATCCAAATGCATGCTGCACAGGCGAGTACAACAAACCAGAGCAATTTTCCGATCCCCAACAAGACGATCTTTCCTGTAACATGCCTATATGTCTTCATTCTGTAGTCACTGTCTCACAGTCCGCGTATGCTGCTGTTGCACTTTGCGATTTGTACTATTCCACTGACACGCTTTCTTGAACGCAAATCACGAGAGGAACTGCAAAGTTTTCGAAACGACTCGGGATTATAGACTTGACTTTACCGGTCCGCAACGGAATCTTTGACTGAGTCTTACTCGAGCAATGTCTCTTTCAAGAGAGAAGACCCTCAGTGAGTGTCAATATCCGTACTCGTCTCGTTATCGAGAAAACCGGCCATGGGGGCATGGTTTGATTTTCCGGAAGGAAATTGATGGATGATACGAATTCCTAAAGAAGAGATTCTGTTTATCGTTACAGTCGTTATCATATCTTCATTCGTAAATCTTCTTGAATGTTCCGGTCAGGCAGCCCGGAAAAGTGCTCCACAAAAGAAGAACGAGCCGAAATCGTGGTCTGCGCGCCAGATGGAACAGATCGAGAAGAGTATCGTGCACTACACAAATCGAGAGCGTGTGAAGAAGGGTCTAAAACCACTGCAACCCAGCGATGCTCTAAAATATACAGCCGGTAAGCACACGGAACACATGTGCGAGGCACAACTCCTGGCCCATGAGGACGAGGCTTTTCCGCAAGAATGGCGTACACTCTCTCAACGGTTGAAGATTGCGAACGTTCGGGCTGGGGCCGAAAACGTAGCTTACAGAACTATTGAAGCAAAGGGGGACACATGGGCTGAAGAGGTCGTGAAGGGATGGATGAAGAGCCCCCCTCATCGAAAAAACATTCTCGACAAATCTCAGAAATATATCGGCGTCACTGTTCTTCCGTGTAAGAACGAGATAGGCTACACAACTCAAGTATTTTCTCCAAACCCCGGCAGCATGCCTTGATATTGAGCAGCAAGGTATGTTACAGCAGCTATGTGCTTATAAAGACGGGACTCCGGATCGAGAAGAAAAATCAACAGCGGGCCCAGGGGAATTTTACATGTTTTGGAAATATGTACGGCTCGGGATAATTTGTGCAGTGCTCGCTGGAATTGCGTCATGTGCCGGTCCGAAGCCTCAAACCAGAACACCCGAAGAAAGTTCAAGAATTAAGGAAGAGGACCTGACCACTCCGCGAACTCAGCCGGAACAGTATCCTGCCGACCCGTCTCAAGTGACTCCAGTTCCTCAGGGAGGTTCGCCCCCTGCTATAGACCCCGGCTCAAGGCAGCCGCGTAAGTTCATCTTTCGTGATCGAAAAGGCGGCTGAAACGAGGGTGACCTTCGGTAAATTCCGCAAGGGGAACATTGAAGGTTTGAGGCTGTCAGTATTGATAATTATACCTTGATGTACATGAGGCAAATTTTGTTTTATTGGGCTGACCGGAAAATTGTGAAAATTGTTTGTAAGATTACGTCAGATTTTACGATTTCTTCCAATTATGTACTGAGATACTGACGGAGTTTTTCCTTCTAATGGCGAATTTATTATGTAATACTCAATTCTTGTTGATTGCCGCGACTAATCTGTGTTTGTTCCTCGTGGTTTCCACCTGGAGTTTTCTTCCCATAGTTATTGTGGAATTAGGAGGAAACAGTATCGACGTGGGCCTTGTGATGGGCTCAATCGGCGTCACCTCGCTTGCAGCTTTACCCTTTATTGCTCCACTTATCGATTCCTGGGGACGAAAGACTTTCATTGTTGGCGGTATCCTGGTCATCGGATTGACCAATGCGCTTTTCATGCTCTTCGATTCCTATTCACCGCTCATGATTTTCATTCGATTGCTGCAAGGAGCAGCCTTTGCGGCATGCTTCAACGGGTGCGCAACAGCCGTGGTGGACATTGTGCCCCCTGACCGGCGAGCACAAGGGATAGGACTCTTTGGCATTTCCGGGTCTCTTGCCGTATCGGTAGGACCGTACTTGGGTGAGTTGTTCCTGATCCACTGGGGTCGAACAGCGTATTTTTCACTTCTGATCGCTTTCGGACTTACAGGGTTTTTTACCGCTCTGCTGATGAGGAGCACGGAAAAACGTACGAGTCAGAAGAAGATCCAAGGATTTTTCCTGACAGCTTTGAATGACGGTCACATCGGCCCGATGCTCATGGCCGCTGTATTTGGGTCGGGATTTGCGGCAATGAATACATTTTTTCCGCTCCTGGCCAAGTCATTGGGAATACAGGCAGGTTTGTTTTTCGTTTTTTACGGCATAAGCCTGCTGAGCGTGCGAATCTTCGCAGGCCAACTCGTCGATAAAGTGAACAGAGACCGGCTCATTCTCGCCTGTCTCGTGGGGTTCGGTGTTCTGCTCGTTTCCACATCTCAACTTGCGGTGCGATATGAGACGATCCTTCTCGGTAGTTTCTTCGGCATACTCCAGGGGCTGTCATATCCTTCCATGATGGCGAGGATGGTGGATCGCGCGGGCGAACACAATAGAGCAGTAGTTGTGTCGCTGTTCACCGGTTCTTTTGGGGTAGGACTCAACGTATCCGTTCTTGCCTGGGGAGTGATAGCGGACAGCAACGGCCTGCAGTTTATGTTCTTAATGGGTGGACTTGCAGTGTTCGCATACGCATTCATAGCTCTTTGTGCTTATATGGTATCGCCTGCGGCGGAATCGGCACTCCCGGAAAGAGCTATTCTGGAAACCGAGCGCGATTAACCAAGAATCGCTCGTGCTAAAAGAGAGTATCCACTCCGTATCGCTGCAATAGATCTATGAGGTCGTCCATATCTCTTTCCTGGGCGATGGCGAGCGGAGTCTTTCCCGACGCATCGGCAGCTTCCGCATTTGCACCCCATGCGAGAAGCAGTTCCACGATATCCAGGTGTCCTTTCTCACAGGCCCAGAGCAAAGCAGTCTTTCCTTCCTTATCCGTTAGCTCCAGATCGGGACCAGCCGCAACAATGCATTTTACAATTTCCGGCTTGCCGCTGAGGCATGCCCACATAAGTGTGGTATGCCCATAATTGTCAGTTATGTCGATCTCTACATGCTCGTCTATCAGGAATTCGACCAAATCGGGATCTCCGTAAAGCACTGCCCAGACCAGAGCGGTTCTTCCTCCTTTGTCCTGAAGGTTCGGATTCGCGCCTCGTGACAAAAGAAGTTGCACCACAGACAGCTTATTTTTGTAAGCTGCCCACATGAGCGGAGTCCGGCCGGCTTTATCCCGGGAGTTCACGGCAAGACCTGCCTCGATAAGCAACTCCACATCTCCGACACTGCCGTTCACGCACGCCTCTATTAGTGCCTCGGCATCAGTTTCGCGACGTTCCGTGATCACAGTAGCCGTATTGAGAGAAGGCTCAGGATCTGATTGCGGTTCCTGAATTGGGGCCGGCTCAGGGTTCCGAATGAACGTTGAGGCCCCCGAGTTGGCCAGGAGTTGGACCACTGAGGCGTGTCCCTTGACGGAAGCCCAGGCGACGGCGGTGAGACCTGCATTGTCTTTCAACTCGGGGTTGGCTCCCCGTTCCAGAAGCAGTTGTACAATGGGTTCATTTCCCTTATAAGCCGCCCTCATGAGAGCTGTCAAACCGTGAGTATTCCTGGCATCGATTTCGGCTCCGCGATCCACCAGATAATTCACCGTCTCGATTTGACCTGACGAGCAGGCCTTCATGAGGGCTGATTTGCCATCCTTATCCTGTTCCTGGAGGTCGGCACCACTCTCAACCAGGAGCCGTACTACAGGCATATGGCCTCGATAGGCCGCTCGCATAAGTGCAGTTAATCCATAGCGATTCTTGGCATCGACCCGAGCCCCGGATGCGATGAGAGATCGGACAGCCTCGAGGTTCCCCTGACCGGCTGCCTCGATCAAAGACTCGTTGTCCGGTTTACCAACTGGCGCCTCTACCAGGAAGCCTCTGTCTAATGTCAACTCCAGTGCTTCCGTTCGACCCTGATCGGTAGTATTCAGCATAGCCTCGATGGTTTTTTCCGCCTCTGCGGTAATGTTTGCTCCCCGTTCCAGGAGCAGTTCGACTACCTCTTCATGTGATTCCTGAGATGCCCAAATAAGAGCCGTAAGACCCGCTCGGTCTTCGATATCGAAATCGGCCCCAGTATCCAGAAGAAGGTTCACAATGTTAATCTTACCTGCTCTGGCTGCCCACATAAGGGCCGTCCGGCCCGCTCTGTCCTGAACATTTATTTCCGATCCGCCGTCGAGGAGACATTTGACTATAGGCAAATCTCCACGATCGCACGCCACCATCAATGCAGTCCAACCCGCATGGTCCTGAATGTTGAGATCCGCGCCTTTTTCGAGAAGCAATTCCACAGTCTCTCGCGTACCCCTTTGGACAGCTTTCATCAGTGCTGTTCGTCCTGCCTTATCGCTCAGATTCACGTTTGCGCCGCGCTTGAGCAGGAGATTGAGCATTCCCAGATGACCGTCGGAGACGGCCCGCATAAGAGGAGTCCAACCTCTGTCATCCTGAGTGTCGATATCAGCCCCTTTGTCCAAGAGCCGCGTCATGGCCATTATCTGGCCGGTCATCATTGCCGCGAACAGTGCAGTTCGTTCTTCTTTATTCTTTATTTCGGTTCGAGCGCCCTGAGCCAAAAGCAATTCAAGGAATTTCAAACGGCCTAGCTGGGCTGCCATCATCAGGGGAGTCCGACCTTCGCCGTCCTGGCAATCCAGATTGAGTTTTCTGGTCATCAACAATCGTGCGCTCAGCAGTTGATCGGCAACACAGGCTGCCATCAAGCACGATGTACCCTTCTCGTCTTTTGCATTTACATCGGCTCGCGAATCGATCAAGAGCTTCACTATACGAGCAGTGCCTGACCCACATGCCCGCAACAGGGGCGTGGCACCGGTTTCGTCTCTCGGGTCCGGATCCACACCTTTCTTCAAAAGCTGAGCAACTCCGTCCGTGCTCCCTTTCTGGATAGCCTCAAACAAGAGTTTTGATTTGTCCCTCATGAACAAAGCCATAACATTCCTCGGTCAACCGAATCTCGGTGTTAAACTGAAAACAAATGTTGCAGCAAGCGCCCGAGCCGATTCAAGTCATTGTCGATCCAGTGCTTGTGTCAACCATTTGTGAATAGGATCCATGCGCTTATAATAGGAATAGCAGTAATCGAGCAACGATTCCGAAAAGAACTCACCGGGAATCTCGGACTGGAAAACTGCAAATAATCCATTATATAGCAGAAACTCCGAACTTCTTCCTTCTGTAGGGTAACCTCTGGGAAGCTTCTTGAAATGCCTGCCGCCTACAGAGATGCCCGATCCGGTCACCAGTTCCACTGCTTGAAGCAACTCTGGACCGAGTGCCTGGTCGATAACAGCTTCTCGATACGCTTCCATTTGCCTTTTTTGAAAACAATGCATTCCGGCGGCAAGCATTACAATTGGAGGCTCCAGGTGGAAATAATACCCCGAACACTCCATTTTCGGCCTGGTTCCCTCCCAGAAGAAGATTCCCAGATGAGTTTTGTACGGGGATTTATCCCGACTGAAGCGCGTGTCCCGGTAAGGTCGAAAGATCGACTTGTTTACGCGGGGATCGGCTATTATACGAGGTGAAATTTCTTTCAGACGAATTCCCAGAGCATAGACGAACCCTCGAGCGGGCTCCATGACGAAGTTCTCGTACTCGTTCTTATGAGAATCGAACCAAGCTTTACTATTATTGGCAGCCAACTCGGAATAAAAGCCAACGGCCTGCTTCGGAAACCCTCTGAAAGGGCTCATTCCTTCACTCCTTTTGTCACGCTTGCAAGACCGACAGGGAGATCACGCGAGTCTCGCAAGTTCCTGCATCATGCACTTGTCTTGGACCACCGTGACACCTGCTTTTCGGGCTTCTTCGGCGGCCTCGTCGTTCACCACACCCAGTTGCAGCCACAGGACCTTTGCTCCAACGGCAATCGCCTCCCTGACTACTTCGGGGACATGCTCGGAACGCCTGAAAACATCCACCACATCGATTTTCTCAGGTATGGAGGATAGATTCGGATAGCTCTTTTCGCCGAGCACTTCCTCAATACCGGGGTTTACCGGAATAATTTTGTAACCATGGCGCTGCAGGTACGCCGCCACTCTATAGCTGTCCTTTTCAGGATTCGAAGATAACCCGACGACAGCTATAACCTTGTGACTTCTCAATATCTCTTTTATCATGTTTTGGTCGATAATATCATGCATTTCTTCGTTTTTCTCCTCTTGAACTACTTATAGCTCAGTTTAAGCCGTAATTCTTGAACGGCCAAAAAAAAACCCCCAGCTTGAGTCATGGGGGCAGAGAAAATGGTTATGAGAGGCTTATATGTTGCACCGGGATCCTCTAAAGCGAGGCTCGTACCGAGGCACTCACAGTTAGAGCAATAATGGTGCCACGTCATTTCTCGGATACCGGTACATGAAAATTTAACACGTTATGAACATCCCCCGCGGGCTCAGCCCCTCGTTAATAGCATTCTTGCGCCTGTTTTTTGGACGAAAATCGCCCAACACCATAATAGTCTATTAAATTAATGGCTTGCAACTCTCTTGTTTGGGCGAGATTCGCCCGATAAATTGGGTTTGTCCAATTTACCGACAAGTAGCTAAATCCTTAGTCATAATCTGCCTATTGGAATCACTGTTCAAAAAAGATTTCTAAATTAGAAATAAGTTACTTTATGAGGCTCTTATGACCTTATTGAGAATGTCGCTCAGTTCACCTGCGTCGTATGGTTTGGCCACCACTCCCAGAAAACCGTATTTTCGAAAGTCAGCCATAACAGGATCGTCTGAGTATCCACTAGAAACCACCGCTTTCACCTGTGGATCTATCTCCAGCAATTTTTGAATGGTTTCTTTCCCGCCCATGCCTCCGGGTATTGTCAAATCCATCAAAACGCAATCGAACGGCGAACCGGATTCGCAGGCATTGCGGTATTTTTCTATGGTTTCATGACCGTCGGCAGCGAACATTACGTCGTATCCCAGCATGTCCAGCAATTCGCCTACAAAAGCCCTCAACATTTCTTC
The sequence above is a segment of the Desulfomonile tiedjei DSM 6799 genome. Coding sequences within it:
- a CDS encoding TAXI family TRAP transporter solute-binding subunit yields the protein MKTYRHVTGKIVLLGIGKLLWFVVLACAACIWITDAVCQDKNRARVSILLATGMHGSTYYHVGLAMASLWTTRLRDAGIRVSAASSEGSMENIEAIRIADADMIIAEDLFCSMAAAGNGLFKGKPLPELRSITALWPDVLQIVIRSDKMHKGTLQDLDGIALATGLPDSGNKYILELLLKSMKNEKPKVRFRPMSNQAAVEALKKGLVDGIDVTGGVPVPLLSSLLQDGKISLGFLEISGAQMEAAREEGWKNVFPTVVPAGSYPGQDKAIHTVGHANLLAVTASLSPEIVYLLTKTLYENLEYLMKVHPACRTMSLEKALDGVNVPLHRGSVRYYKEKKIKVPERLIQ
- a CDS encoding CAP domain-containing protein: MIRIPKEEILFIVTVVIISSFVNLLECSGQAARKSAPQKKNEPKSWSARQMEQIEKSIVHYTNRERVKKGLKPLQPSDALKYTAGKHTEHMCEAQLLAHEDEAFPQEWRTLSQRLKIANVRAGAENVAYRTIEAKGDTWAEEVVKGWMKSPPHRKNILDKSQKYIGVTVLPCKNEIGYTTQVFSPNPGSMP
- a CDS encoding MFS transporter, which gives rise to MANLLCNTQFLLIAATNLCLFLVVSTWSFLPIVIVELGGNSIDVGLVMGSIGVTSLAALPFIAPLIDSWGRKTFIVGGILVIGLTNALFMLFDSYSPLMIFIRLLQGAAFAACFNGCATAVVDIVPPDRRAQGIGLFGISGSLAVSVGPYLGELFLIHWGRTAYFSLLIAFGLTGFFTALLMRSTEKRTSQKKIQGFFLTALNDGHIGPMLMAAVFGSGFAAMNTFFPLLAKSLGIQAGLFFVFYGISLLSVRIFAGQLVDKVNRDRLILACLVGFGVLLVSTSQLAVRYETILLGSFFGILQGLSYPSMMARMVDRAGEHNRAVVVSLFTGSFGVGLNVSVLAWGVIADSNGLQFMFLMGGLAVFAYAFIALCAYMVSPAAESALPERAILETERD
- a CDS encoding ankyrin repeat domain-containing protein; this translates as MALFMRDKSKLLFEAIQKGSTDGVAQLLKKGVDPDPRDETGATPLLRACGSGTARIVKLLIDSRADVNAKDEKGTSCLMAACVADQLLSARLLMTRKLNLDCQDGEGRTPLMMAAQLGRLKFLELLLAQGARTEIKNKEERTALFAAMMTGQIMAMTRLLDKGADIDTQDDRGWTPLMRAVSDGHLGMLNLLLKRGANVNLSDKAGRTALMKAVQRGTRETVELLLEKGADLNIQDHAGWTALMVACDRGDLPIVKCLLDGGSEINVQDRAGRTALMWAARAGKINIVNLLLDTGADFDIEDRAGLTALIWASQESHEEVVELLLERGANITAEAEKTIEAMLNTTDQGRTEALELTLDRGFLVEAPVGKPDNESLIEAAGQGNLEAVRSLIASGARVDAKNRYGLTALMRAAYRGHMPVVRLLVESGADLQEQDKDGKSALMKACSSGQIETVNYLVDRGAEIDARNTHGLTALMRAAYKGNEPIVQLLLERGANPELKDNAGLTAVAWASVKGHASVVQLLANSGASTFIRNPEPAPIQEPQSDPEPSLNTATVITERRETDAEALIEACVNGSVGDVELLIEAGLAVNSRDKAGRTPLMWAAYKNKLSVVQLLLSRGANPNLQDKGGRTALVWAVLYGDPDLVEFLIDEHVEIDITDNYGHTTLMWACLSGKPEIVKCIVAAGPDLELTDKEGKTALLWACEKGHLDIVELLLAWGANAEAADASGKTPLAIAQERDMDDLIDLLQRYGVDTLF
- a CDS encoding DUF2461 domain-containing protein, translating into MSPFRGFPKQAVGFYSELAANNSKAWFDSHKNEYENFVMEPARGFVYALGIRLKEISPRIIADPRVNKSIFRPYRDTRFSRDKSPYKTHLGIFFWEGTRPKMECSGYYFHLEPPIVMLAAGMHCFQKRQMEAYREAVIDQALGPELLQAVELVTGSGISVGGRHFKKLPRGYPTEGRSSEFLLYNGLFAVFQSEIPGEFFSESLLDYCYSYYKRMDPIHKWLTQALDRQ
- a CDS encoding CoA-binding protein, which produces MHDIIDQNMIKEILRSHKVIAVVGLSSNPEKDSYRVAAYLQRHGYKIIPVNPGIEEVLGEKSYPNLSSIPEKIDVVDVFRRSEHVPEVVREAIAVGAKVLWLQLGVVNDEAAEEARKAGVTVVQDKCMMQELARLA